A single region of the Pararhodospirillum photometricum DSM 122 genome encodes:
- the nagZ gene encoding beta-N-acetylhexosaminidase, with translation MSAEPLALILGVSGLTPTPWEAAFLREINPFGFILFRRNVRDPDQVRALTESLRALVGRPDAPVLIDQEGGRVHRLKPPLWRAPPPAEVFGQLYARDPALGREAAWLNARLIAHDLLALGIDTDCLPVLDVRHPGAHDIVGDRAFSEDPDEVTTLGAAVIDGLEAGGVYPVVKHIPGHGRAQADSHEALPVIDTAFDDLVAHDLVPFRALAQAPFAMTAHILYTALDADAPATLSPTVIERVIRGACAFDGLLMTDDLSMKALAGSMEERSRRSLAAGCDLVLHCNGDASEMEQAARGARPLDSAAQRRWDTARQQRRLPDPGYDAAGGLARLGELLNG, from the coding sequence TTGTCCGCTGAACCCTTGGCCCTCATTCTCGGGGTGTCGGGCCTGACCCCGACCCCCTGGGAAGCCGCGTTTTTGCGCGAAATCAATCCGTTCGGTTTTATCCTGTTCCGGCGCAACGTCCGCGATCCCGATCAGGTGCGCGCCCTCACCGAGTCCCTGCGGGCCTTGGTCGGTCGCCCCGACGCGCCCGTGCTCATCGACCAGGAGGGGGGCCGCGTCCATCGCCTGAAGCCCCCCCTGTGGCGCGCCCCGCCGCCCGCCGAGGTGTTCGGGCAGCTGTATGCCCGCGACCCGGCCCTGGGCCGCGAGGCGGCATGGCTCAATGCCCGCTTGATTGCCCACGACCTGTTGGCTCTGGGCATCGATACCGATTGCCTGCCGGTTCTTGATGTCCGCCATCCCGGGGCCCACGACATCGTGGGCGACCGCGCCTTCTCCGAGGATCCCGACGAGGTGACCACCTTGGGGGCGGCGGTGATCGACGGGTTGGAAGCGGGAGGCGTCTATCCCGTGGTCAAGCACATCCCCGGCCACGGTCGGGCCCAGGCCGACAGCCATGAAGCCCTGCCAGTCATCGATACCGCGTTTGATGATCTGGTGGCCCACGATCTGGTGCCGTTCCGGGCCCTGGCCCAGGCGCCGTTCGCCATGACCGCTCATATTTTGTATACGGCACTTGATGCCGATGCCCCGGCCACCTTGTCGCCCACGGTCATCGAGCGGGTGATTCGCGGCGCCTGTGCCTTCGACGGCCTTCTGATGACCGATGACTTGTCGATGAAGGCCCTGGCTGGGTCCATGGAGGAGCGCTCGCGGCGCTCTCTGGCGGCAGGGTGCGACTTGGTGTTGCATTGCAACGGCGATGCCTCCGAAATGGAGCAGGCGGCGCGCGGCGCCCGTCCCCTTGACTCCGCCGCCCAGCGACGCTGGGACACCGCCCGCCAACAGCGCCGCCTGCCCGATCCCGGCTACGATGCCGCCGGCGGTCTGGCGCGCCTGGGGGAGCTGCTCAATGGGTGA
- a CDS encoding site-2 protease family protein translates to MGDVIFEVLTWLPGLVLAITLHEAAHGYVANWRGDPTARLLGRLSLNPLRHVDPMGTLGLPALLFLLNAPFLFGWAKPVPVDTRNLRHPQRDMALIALAGPSMNVFLAVVSAVLLHGVFALPDEALRWLGTLLQKSVLINCVLAVFNMLPVPPLDGARLLAGVLPLKAARAFMRLEQAGMALLFGLLFLLPMGFQVLGVDFDPFGWIVTPLVRALMGAVYVTAGNPLAP, encoded by the coding sequence ATGGGTGACGTGATCTTTGAGGTCCTGACCTGGCTGCCCGGCCTTGTGCTGGCGATCACCTTGCACGAGGCGGCCCATGGCTACGTGGCCAACTGGCGAGGCGACCCGACGGCGCGCTTGCTGGGGCGCTTGTCCCTTAACCCGTTGCGCCACGTCGATCCCATGGGCACCCTGGGGTTGCCGGCGCTCCTGTTCCTCTTGAACGCGCCCTTCCTGTTTGGTTGGGCCAAGCCGGTGCCGGTGGATACGCGCAACCTGCGCCATCCCCAGCGCGACATGGCCCTGATCGCCCTGGCCGGCCCGTCCATGAATGTCTTTCTGGCCGTGGTGTCGGCGGTGTTGCTGCACGGGGTCTTCGCTCTGCCCGACGAAGCCCTGCGCTGGCTAGGGACGCTGTTGCAAAAGTCGGTGCTCATCAACTGCGTGCTGGCCGTGTTCAACATGCTGCCCGTGCCGCCCCTCGACGGTGCCCGGCTGCTGGCGGGAGTGCTGCCGCTCAAGGCCGCGCGGGCCTTCATGCGCCTGGAGCAAGCCGGCATGGCCTTGCTGTTTGGCCTGTTGTTTTTGCTGCCCATGGGCTTTCAGGTCCTTGGGGTGGACTTCGATCCGTTTGGCTGGATCGTCACGCCCCTGGTTCGGGCCCTGATGGGGGCGGTTTATGTCACCGCCGGAAATCCCCTTGCCCCTTGA
- a CDS encoding segregation and condensation protein A, whose product MSPPEIPLPLEADQGEEEDRLIDLVLNLQGFEGPIDVLLTLARDQKVDLTRLSILQLAEQYLAFVAAARRLRLDLAADYLVMAAWLAYLKSRLLLPLPKESAEEPSGEAMASALQFQLRRLEAMQHAGQALMARPRLGHDLFARGAPEGLAMIRQPVYQGRLHDLLRAYGAVRRAADRPRVLTVEPFDLYSVDDALKRIEAMLGPAGDWTALAAFLPEPSAVALVRRSAVAATFVAALELTRQGLLDLRQDGGPDAPLFVRKRPMALHD is encoded by the coding sequence ATGTCACCGCCGGAAATCCCCTTGCCCCTTGAGGCTGATCAAGGGGAGGAAGAGGACCGGCTCATCGATCTGGTCCTCAACCTGCAAGGGTTTGAAGGACCGATTGATGTCCTCCTGACCCTGGCCCGCGACCAGAAGGTGGATCTGACCCGTTTGTCCATTTTGCAACTGGCCGAACAGTATCTGGCCTTTGTTGCCGCAGCCCGTCGGCTGCGTCTGGACTTGGCGGCCGATTATTTGGTGATGGCGGCGTGGCTCGCCTATCTCAAGTCGCGCTTGTTGCTGCCGCTGCCCAAGGAAAGTGCCGAGGAGCCCTCGGGCGAGGCCATGGCGTCCGCCTTGCAGTTCCAGTTGCGCCGGCTGGAAGCCATGCAACACGCCGGGCAGGCCTTGATGGCGCGGCCCCGCCTGGGCCACGATCTGTTTGCGCGCGGCGCTCCCGAAGGGCTCGCCATGATTCGCCAGCCGGTCTATCAGGGGCGCTTGCACGATCTGTTGAGGGCCTATGGCGCCGTGCGCCGCGCCGCCGACCGGCCGCGCGTGTTGACCGTTGAGCCCTTCGACCTCTACAGCGTCGATGATGCCCTCAAGCGCATTGAGGCCATGCTGGGGCCGGCGGGAGACTGGACGGCGCTCGCCGCGTTTTTGCCCGAGCCGTCGGCCGTGGCCCTGGTGCGGCGCTCGGCCGTCGCCGCGACCTTTGTCGCCGCCCTGGAGTTGACACGCCAGGGCCTTCTTGACCTGCGCCAGGACGGCGGGCCCGACGCGCCGCTGTTCGTGCGTAAACGCCCGATGGCCCTGCATGACTGA
- the scpB gene encoding SMC-Scp complex subunit ScpB yields MTDVPPLPPPEATDETFQRRLVEALLFASPQPLTVADLATRLPPGADVGGLLTEIQARHAGGGVILVGLGGRWAFRTAPDLAPHLRLVTPEPRRLSRAALETLAVIAYHQPVTRAEIEEIRGVALSKGTLDQLLEAGWIRPRGRRQTAGRPLTWGTTEGFLDQFGLADLEDLPGVEELKAAGLLDARPALAAYGARARDGDDALEDVEDEGTLTGQPGAEQLDLLRREPRD; encoded by the coding sequence ATGACTGACGTTCCCCCCCTGCCGCCTCCCGAGGCCACGGACGAGACCTTCCAGCGCCGGCTGGTCGAGGCCTTGCTGTTTGCCTCCCCCCAGCCGCTCACCGTGGCCGATCTCGCGACCCGCCTTCCGCCGGGCGCCGATGTTGGCGGGTTGTTGACCGAGATCCAGGCCCGCCATGCGGGAGGCGGCGTGATCCTGGTTGGCCTCGGCGGGCGCTGGGCCTTTCGCACCGCCCCCGATCTGGCACCCCATTTGCGGTTGGTGACGCCCGAGCCTCGCCGGCTGTCGCGCGCCGCCCTCGAAACCCTGGCGGTCATTGCCTACCATCAACCGGTAACCCGAGCCGAGATCGAGGAAATCCGAGGGGTTGCCTTGTCCAAGGGAACCCTCGACCAACTCCTGGAAGCCGGCTGGATCCGTCCCCGGGGCCGACGTCAGACGGCGGGGCGACCGCTGACCTGGGGCACCACCGAAGGCTTTCTCGACCAGTTCGGCCTCGCCGACTTGGAGGATCTGCCGGGGGTAGAGGAACTAAAAGCCGCCGGCCTGCTGGATGCCCGCCCCGCGTTGGCGGCCTATGGCGCCCGGGCCCGCGATGGCGACGACGCCTTGGAGGATGTGGAGGACGAGGGGACCCTGACCGGACAGCCGGGAGCCGAGCAACTCGACTTGTTGCGGCGCGAGCCACGGGACTAA
- a CDS encoding tryptophanase: MSKVKFFSGENVPLEMHKVRIVQKLTLPPIERRLAAIQEAGNNTFLLKNRDIYLDMLTDSGVNAMSDKQLGAMMEADDSYAGSETFSKLQDKIRDIFGMEYFLPVHQGRAAENIVSKVFVRPGTVVPMNYHFTTSKAHIVLNGGTVEEILIDEGLAVTSTHPFKGNIDLDKLQALINTHGADTIAYVRLETGTNLIGGQPHSLQNLREVSTLCRAHGILVVFDASLLADNLYFIKTREAACKDMSLREITREISGLVDVIYFSARKLGCARGGGIITNSEDAYLKMRELVTLYEGFLTYGGMSIREIEALTVGLEETMDEDMVSQGPQFIGYMVEELSRKGVPVITPAGGLGCHLDAMRFLDHLPQTEYPAGALASALYLVSGVRGMERGSVSEQRDAEGNETYSNMELLRLAVPRRVFTLSQLKYAVDRISWLYENRALVGGLRFIEEPKILRFFFGKLAPTTDWQSALVAKFRADFGDSL; this comes from the coding sequence ATGTCGAAGGTGAAGTTTTTTTCCGGGGAAAACGTCCCTCTGGAAATGCATAAGGTTCGGATTGTCCAAAAGCTGACCCTGCCGCCCATCGAGCGGCGTCTTGCGGCAATCCAGGAGGCGGGCAACAACACATTCTTGTTGAAGAACCGCGACATTTACCTGGATATGCTGACCGACAGCGGCGTCAACGCCATGAGCGACAAGCAACTTGGCGCCATGATGGAAGCGGATGACAGCTACGCCGGCTCCGAGACCTTTTCCAAGCTCCAAGACAAGATCCGCGATATCTTCGGCATGGAGTATTTTCTGCCCGTGCACCAGGGCCGCGCCGCCGAGAACATCGTTTCCAAGGTGTTTGTCCGCCCCGGAACCGTGGTGCCGATGAACTATCACTTCACCACCTCCAAGGCGCACATTGTGCTCAATGGCGGGACGGTCGAAGAGATCCTGATCGACGAGGGGCTGGCGGTGACCAGCACCCATCCCTTCAAGGGCAACATCGATCTCGACAAACTCCAGGCCCTGATCAACACCCATGGGGCCGACACCATCGCCTATGTCCGCCTGGAAACCGGCACCAACCTGATTGGCGGACAGCCCCACTCGTTGCAGAACCTGCGCGAGGTCAGCACCCTGTGCCGGGCCCACGGCATCTTGGTGGTCTTTGACGCCTCGCTGCTGGCCGACAACCTCTACTTCATCAAGACGCGCGAAGCCGCCTGCAAGGACATGTCGCTGCGCGAGATCACCCGCGAGATCTCCGGGCTGGTGGACGTGATTTACTTCTCGGCGCGCAAGCTGGGCTGTGCCCGGGGCGGCGGCATCATCACCAACAGCGAGGACGCCTACCTCAAGATGCGCGAGTTGGTGACGCTGTATGAGGGCTTCTTGACCTACGGCGGCATGTCCATTCGCGAGATCGAGGCCCTGACCGTGGGCCTTGAGGAGACCATGGACGAGGACATGGTGTCCCAGGGACCGCAGTTTATTGGGTATATGGTCGAGGAACTGAGCCGTAAGGGCGTGCCGGTGATTACCCCGGCCGGGGGCTTGGGGTGTCACCTCGACGCCATGCGCTTCCTCGACCATCTGCCCCAGACCGAGTATCCGGCCGGAGCCCTGGCCTCGGCGTTGTATTTGGTCAGTGGGGTGCGCGGCATGGAGCGAGGCTCGGTCTCCGAGCAGCGCGACGCTGAGGGCAACGAGACTTACTCTAACATGGAGCTGTTGCGCCTTGCCGTACCGCGCCGGGTGTTCACTTTGTCCCAGCTCAAGTACGCGGTCGATCGCATTAGCTGGCTTTATGAAAATCGGGCGCTGGTCGGGGGATTGCGCTTTATTGAGGAGCCCAAGATTCTGCGCTTCTTCTTTGGCAAGCTTGCGCCGACCACCGATTGGCAAAGCGCGCTGGTCGCCAAGTTCCGGGCGGACTTTGGCGATAGCCTTTAG
- a CDS encoding GNAT family N-acetyltransferase, which translates to MALCLHRTERAPAITLVPLEEAEVSARLAGPDDPLVPAVVLHAAHQRALAGVAWYWCAPCLFIALDDGSVLGCASFLDADAPENHSVELGYGILPAFQGRGVATQGVALMLARARLACPQVIVTARTAVSNHASARVLEKNGFRPWGRAHDPDDGDLIVWRTG; encoded by the coding sequence ATGGCGCTCTGCCTCCACCGGACGGAGCGCGCCCCTGCGATCACCCTGGTGCCGCTGGAAGAAGCCGAGGTTTCAGCCCGCCTCGCCGGCCCGGACGATCCGCTAGTGCCGGCTGTCGTCCTCCACGCCGCCCACCAACGGGCCCTGGCCGGCGTGGCTTGGTATTGGTGCGCTCCTTGCTTGTTCATCGCTCTCGATGACGGAAGCGTGCTGGGCTGCGCCTCCTTTTTGGACGCCGATGCCCCCGAGAACCACTCGGTGGAACTGGGCTACGGCATCTTGCCGGCGTTTCAAGGGCGGGGCGTCGCCACCCAAGGCGTGGCCCTAATGCTGGCGCGGGCGCGCTTGGCCTGTCCTCAGGTAATCGTGACCGCCCGCACCGCTGTGAGCAATCACGCCTCGGCCCGCGTGCTGGAGAAGAACGGCTTTCGTCCCTGGGGCCGAGCCCATGACCCCGACGACGGCGATCTGATCGTCTGGCGGACGGGATAA
- a CDS encoding MFS transporter: MDSSMKGRLSLGFSCVGHAFSHVFEPVFFVVALTLPAAFGISYEAALGLIVVGKILYGLASPISGWLGDRWSAMGMMTLFFLGVGGSAIWAGLASGPAEMAIALTFMGLFGSIYHPVGLALLVRTAVNRGKALGINGAFGGFGPAVAGIGAGALIDFTGWRSALIVPGILCVVCGLAFWLAQARGWVSAGAENTKPEPVPDRRAMVRVNLVLAGVMLLGGIIAQATQAAMPKLFEDRMGDLLGGGALGVGGAVMAVYGLAGCFQIFAGHLADRFPLKNVYIGMYLVQGPALAAVALLAGLPLGAAMAIALCASIGALPAENGLLARYTPARWRSTAFGFKYVLSFGISGLGVPLVSVMRGATGDFTALFLLLGGLTLVVIALLASLPSERPIVAESQAAPAE; encoded by the coding sequence ATGGACAGCTCGATGAAGGGGCGCTTGTCGCTCGGCTTTTCCTGCGTGGGTCACGCGTTCAGCCACGTTTTTGAACCCGTGTTCTTCGTGGTGGCCCTGACCTTGCCGGCGGCGTTCGGCATTTCCTATGAGGCGGCCCTGGGCCTGATCGTCGTGGGCAAGATCTTGTATGGTCTGGCCTCGCCGATCTCCGGCTGGCTGGGCGACCGCTGGAGCGCCATGGGCATGATGACCCTGTTCTTCCTGGGGGTGGGGGGCAGCGCCATCTGGGCCGGCCTCGCCTCGGGCCCCGCGGAGATGGCCATCGCGCTCACCTTCATGGGGCTGTTTGGCAGCATTTACCATCCCGTGGGCCTTGCCCTTTTGGTCCGAACCGCCGTCAACCGGGGCAAGGCCTTGGGGATCAACGGGGCGTTTGGTGGGTTCGGCCCGGCCGTGGCCGGCATCGGAGCCGGTGCCCTCATCGACTTCACCGGCTGGCGCTCGGCCCTGATCGTTCCTGGGATCTTGTGTGTGGTGTGCGGGTTGGCCTTCTGGCTGGCCCAGGCCCGCGGCTGGGTCAGCGCCGGGGCCGAGAACACCAAGCCCGAGCCCGTCCCCGATCGCCGCGCCATGGTGCGGGTCAATCTGGTGCTGGCCGGGGTCATGTTGCTCGGTGGGATTATCGCCCAGGCCACCCAGGCCGCCATGCCAAAATTGTTTGAAGACCGGATGGGCGATCTGCTGGGGGGCGGCGCGCTGGGCGTTGGCGGCGCGGTGATGGCCGTTTATGGCTTGGCCGGATGCTTCCAGATTTTTGCCGGTCACCTCGCCGACCGCTTTCCCCTCAAGAATGTGTATATCGGCATGTATCTGGTCCAGGGACCGGCCCTGGCGGCGGTGGCCCTGCTGGCCGGCCTGCCGCTCGGCGCCGCCATGGCCATCGCCCTGTGCGCCAGCATCGGCGCCTTGCCGGCGGAAAACGGCTTGCTGGCCCGCTACACCCCGGCCCGCTGGCGTTCGACCGCCTTTGGCTTCAAGTACGTGCTGAGTTTTGGCATTAGTGGTCTGGGGGTGCCCCTGGTGTCGGTGATGCGCGGCGCCACCGGTGACTTTACCGCCTTGTTCCTGCTGCTGGGCGGCCTGACCCTCGTGGTCATCGCCCTGCTGGCCTCCCTGCCCTCGGAACGGCCCATTGTGGCCGAATCCCAGGCAGCCCCGGCCGAATAA
- a CDS encoding bacteriohemerythrin has translation MTSMAWSQRFATGIKAIDKDHSSLFDLMEAIAEHERRRSSLAEVAATLHALEVYAAEHFEREERFMISAHFPEFDRHRRAHADFRALIGALARQYRRSPDAIDLGKVRHFLVTWIMGHIMGEDMAYVPYLNGTTTPPPGSPEPSMPTEMLMRLPPEKHDIVRRFASLMRDGGEVAEALESTLLALERHHEQALDNKVRTLFAPDPLDLTPCAEGDESAEPMDLTDLMESPEPEAPSPLVSRTVPATSRRRRPEA, from the coding sequence ATGACAAGCATGGCATGGTCGCAGCGGTTTGCCACTGGCATCAAGGCCATCGACAAGGACCACAGCAGCCTGTTCGATCTCATGGAGGCCATCGCCGAGCACGAGCGCCGGAGATCGTCCCTCGCCGAGGTTGCGGCCACGCTCCATGCCCTTGAGGTCTATGCCGCCGAGCACTTCGAGCGCGAAGAGCGCTTCATGATCAGTGCTCACTTTCCCGAGTTTGACCGTCACCGTCGCGCCCACGCCGATTTCCGGGCTTTGATTGGGGCTTTGGCCCGACAGTATCGGCGCAGTCCTGATGCCATTGATCTGGGAAAGGTCCGCCATTTTTTGGTGACCTGGATCATGGGGCATATCATGGGCGAGGACATGGCCTACGTCCCCTATCTCAACGGAACGACCACGCCGCCTCCGGGGTCCCCCGAACCAAGCATGCCAACCGAGATGCTGATGCGTCTGCCCCCGGAAAAGCACGACATCGTGCGCCGCTTCGCGTCTTTGATGCGTGATGGTGGCGAGGTGGCCGAGGCCTTGGAAAGCACCTTGCTTGCCTTGGAGCGCCACCACGAGCAGGCGCTCGACAACAAGGTTCGCACCTTATTCGCGCCAGATCCCCTCGACCTGACGCCCTGTGCCGAGGGGGATGAATCCGCCGAACCGATGGACCTGACGGACTTGATGGAGTCGCCGGAACCGGAAGCGCCGTCCCCTTTGGTGTCGCGCACCGTCCCGGCGACCTCTCGCCGGCGCCGCCCCGAGGCCTGA